One part of the Fusobacterium pseudoperiodonticum genome encodes these proteins:
- a CDS encoding Asp23/Gls24 family envelope stress response protein — translation MSELGNIRIADEVVKTIAAKAAGDVEGVYKLAGGVVDEVSKMLGKKRPTNGVKVEVGEVECSIEVYVVIKYGYRIPKVAEDVQKAVLEEVSKLSGLKVVEVNVYIQNIKVEEVTEEETTEEYED, via the coding sequence ATGTCAGAATTAGGAAATATAAGAATAGCAGATGAAGTGGTAAAAACGATAGCAGCAAAAGCAGCAGGAGATGTTGAAGGTGTTTACAAACTAGCTGGTGGAGTTGTTGATGAAGTTAGTAAAATGCTTGGTAAAAAAAGACCTACTAATGGAGTTAAAGTTGAAGTTGGAGAAGTAGAATGTAGTATAGAAGTTTATGTAGTTATAAAATATGGTTATAGAATTCCTAAAGTTGCTGAAGATGTTCAAAAAGCAGTTTTAGAAGAAGTATCTAAATTAAGTGGACTAAAAGTTGTTGAAGTTAATGTTTACATTCAAAATATTAAAGTAGAAGAAGTAACAGAAGAAGAAACAACTGAAGAATACGAAGACTAA
- the rny gene encoding ribonuclease Y: protein MNLLIFLGLLILALALVFAVFFKKSVIDRQIEKLNDLEDEVEKAKLKAKEIVEEAEKDAGSKAKEIELKAKEKAYQIKEEVEKEARNLKNEIAQKEARIVKKEEILDGKIEKAENKSLELEKINNELEAKRKEIDELKVKQEEELSRVSELSKAEAREILLRKIREELTHDMAVTIREFETKLDEEKEKISQKILSTAIGKAAADYVADATVSVINLPNDEMKGRIIGREGRNIRTIEALTGVDVIIDDTPEAVVLSCFDGVKREIARLTIEKLITDGRIHPGKIEEIVNKCRKEVEKEIIAAGEEALIELSIPSMHPEIIKTLGRLKYRTSYGQNVLTHSIEVAKIASTMAAEIGANVELAKRGGLLHDIGKVLVNEIETSHAIVGGEFVKKFGEKQEVVNAVMAHHNEVEFETVEAILVQAADAVSASRPGARRETLTAYIKRLENLEEIANSFDGVESSYAIQAGRELRIVINPDKVSDDEATLMSREVAKKIEDTMQYPGQIKVTILRETRAVEYAK, encoded by the coding sequence ATGAATTTATTGATATTTTTAGGCTTACTTATATTAGCCTTAGCTTTAGTCTTTGCAGTATTTTTTAAGAAATCTGTTATAGACAGACAAATTGAAAAGCTAAATGATTTAGAAGATGAAGTAGAAAAAGCTAAATTAAAAGCAAAAGAAATTGTAGAAGAAGCAGAAAAAGATGCTGGTTCTAAAGCTAAAGAAATTGAATTAAAGGCTAAAGAAAAAGCTTACCAAATAAAAGAAGAGGTTGAAAAGGAAGCCAGAAATTTAAAAAATGAAATAGCTCAAAAAGAAGCTAGAATAGTAAAAAAAGAAGAAATTTTAGATGGAAAAATTGAAAAAGCTGAAAACAAAAGTTTAGAATTAGAAAAAATTAATAATGAACTTGAAGCGAAAAGAAAAGAAATTGATGAATTAAAAGTTAAACAAGAAGAAGAACTTTCAAGAGTGAGTGAACTTAGTAAAGCAGAAGCAAGAGAAATCTTACTACGTAAAATAAGAGAAGAACTTACTCATGATATGGCTGTAACTATAAGAGAGTTTGAAACTAAACTTGATGAAGAAAAAGAAAAAATCAGCCAAAAAATTCTATCAACTGCTATTGGAAAAGCAGCAGCAGACTATGTGGCAGATGCAACAGTATCTGTTATCAACTTACCTAATGATGAAATGAAGGGTAGAATAATTGGTAGAGAAGGAAGAAATATAAGAACAATTGAAGCTCTAACAGGAGTTGACGTTATTATAGATGATACTCCAGAAGCTGTTGTACTTTCATGTTTTGATGGAGTTAAGAGAGAAATTGCAAGACTTACAATAGAAAAATTAATTACTGATGGTAGAATACACCCAGGTAAGATAGAAGAAATTGTAAATAAATGTAGAAAAGAAGTAGAAAAAGAAATAATTGCTGCTGGTGAGGAAGCTTTAATAGAACTTTCTATACCATCTATGCATCCTGAAATTATAAAAACTTTAGGTAGATTAAAATATAGAACAAGCTATGGTCAAAATGTATTGACTCACTCAATAGAAGTTGCAAAAATTGCTTCAACAATGGCTGCTGAAATAGGAGCTAATGTAGAACTTGCAAAAAGAGGAGGTCTACTTCATGACATAGGTAAGGTTCTAGTAAATGAAATAGAAACTTCACATGCTATTGTTGGTGGAGAATTTGTAAAGAAATTTGGTGAAAAACAAGAAGTTGTAAATGCTGTAATGGCTCACCATAATGAAGTTGAATTCGAAACTGTTGAAGCTATTCTTGTTCAAGCTGCTGATGCTGTATCTGCATCAAGACCTGGAGCTAGAAGAGAGACTTTAACTGCCTACATTAAGAGATTAGAAAATCTTGAAGAAATTGCTAACTCTTTTGATGGAGTAGAATCATCATATGCTATTCAAGCAGGAAGAGAACTAAGAATAGTAATCAATCCTGATAAAGTTAGTGACGATGAAGCAACTCTGATGTCAAGAGAAGTAGCTAAGAAAATAGAAGATACTATGCAGTATCCAGGGCAAATTAAAGTTACTATTCTAAGAGAAACAAGAGCAGTGGAATATGCGAAGTAA
- a CDS encoding STAS domain-containing protein: MENNFEILERMKDDVQIIEINGELDAFVAPKLKETFSKLIEKDINKYIVDFKGLIHINSLAMGILRGKLQTVREMGGDIKIVNLNKHIQTIFETIGLDEIFEIYKNEEEALKSFK; the protein is encoded by the coding sequence ATGGAAAATAACTTTGAAATTTTAGAAAGAATGAAAGACGATGTACAAATTATAGAGATTAACGGAGAACTAGATGCTTTTGTTGCCCCTAAATTAAAAGAGACTTTTAGTAAACTTATTGAAAAAGATATCAATAAGTATATTGTTGATTTTAAAGGACTTATCCATATCAACAGTCTAGCTATGGGAATTTTGAGAGGAAAGTTACAAACAGTTAGAGAAATGGGAGGAGATATTAAGATAGTAAATCTTAATAAACATATCCAAACTATATTCGAAACAATTGGTCTAGACGAAATATTTGAAATATACAAAAATGAGGAAGAAGCATTAAAAAGTTTCAAATAA
- a CDS encoding ATP-binding protein: MNNFDEEINKIKIFIPSFLEGLSTVRAMIRVYLREHNISELDEIQLLSVVDELTTNAVEHAYSDSQGEIEVVLNYYNNTIFLTVEDFGRGFDESLDSKEDGGFGLSIARKLVDIFEIEKKSKGTIIKVEKKIKEAV, encoded by the coding sequence ATGAACAATTTTGATGAAGAAATAAATAAAATTAAAATATTTATTCCATCTTTTTTAGAGGGTTTATCCACAGTTAGAGCTATGATCAGAGTTTATCTCAGAGAACATAATATAAGTGAGTTAGATGAAATACAACTACTATCAGTTGTAGATGAACTAACTACTAATGCAGTAGAGCATGCTTATAGCGATAGTCAAGGTGAGATAGAAGTAGTGCTAAATTATTATAATAACACTATTTTCTTAACTGTTGAAGACTTTGGTAGAGGTTTTGATGAAAGTTTAGATAGTAAAGAAGACGGTGGGTTTGGTTTATCAATTGCTAGAAAGTTAGTGGATATTTTTGAAATTGAAAAGAAAAGTAAAGGTACTATTATTAAGGTAGAGAAAAAGATTAAGGAGGCAGTATAA
- a CDS encoding putative periplasmic lipoprotein has product MKKIILLIAMVFLLISCSNNNYVQKGFSQNEKQALVLFKDEIKSNLSENNLAYIKENTKDSYRNRYILEKLQNIDFTKLNIFVSQPSYTTEYPSSILALNMNEDTYYFDLIFIYDKQNKKWLIFDLKEKE; this is encoded by the coding sequence ATGAAAAAAATTATATTATTAATTGCAATGGTTTTTTTATTAATATCATGCTCTAATAATAACTATGTACAAAAAGGTTTTTCTCAAAATGAAAAACAAGCATTGGTTTTATTTAAAGACGAGATAAAGAGTAATTTAAGTGAAAATAATCTTGCTTACATTAAAGAGAACACAAAAGATAGTTATAGAAACAGATATATTTTAGAAAAATTACAAAATATCGACTTTACAAAATTGAATATATTTGTGTCTCAGCCATCTTATACAACTGAGTATCCTAGTTCGATATTAGCTCTGAATATGAACGAAGATACTTATTATTTTGATTTGATCTTTATCTATGACAAACAAAATAAGAAATGGTTAATATTTGACTTAAAAGAAAAGGAGTGA
- the miaA gene encoding tRNA (adenosine(37)-N6)-dimethylallyltransferase MiaA yields MSILNKAIVIAGPTGVGKTKISIDLAKLLNAEIISSDSAQVYKGLNIGTAKISEKEKQGVEHHLIDIVEPIAKYSVGNFEKDVNKILNQNPEKNFMLVGGTGLYINSVTNGLSVLPEADKKTREYLASLDNQTLLELALKYDEEATKEIHPNNRVRLERVVEVFMLTNKKFSELSKKNIKNNNFNFLKIALERNREELYDRINKRVDMMFEEGLVEEVEKLYKIYGEKLYSLNIIGYNELIDYFNGLSSLEEASYKIKLNSRHYAKRQFTWFKADKEYVWFNLSEVSEDEVVKRVHTLFNIKS; encoded by the coding sequence TTGAGTATTTTGAATAAGGCTATAGTCATAGCAGGACCTACTGGGGTTGGAAAGACTAAAATCTCAATAGATTTAGCAAAATTATTGAATGCTGAGATAATTTCTTCTGACTCTGCTCAAGTCTATAAAGGCTTAAATATTGGAACTGCTAAGATAAGTGAAAAAGAAAAGCAAGGAGTAGAACATCATTTAATAGATATAGTTGAGCCAATAGCAAAATACAGTGTTGGGAATTTTGAAAAAGATGTAAATAAGATATTAAATCAAAATCCTGAAAAGAATTTCATGTTGGTTGGAGGAACAGGATTATATATAAATTCAGTAACTAATGGACTATCTGTTTTACCAGAAGCAGATAAAAAAACTAGAGAATACTTAGCAAGTTTAGATAATCAAACTTTGCTTGAACTAGCTTTAAAATATGATGAGGAAGCAACAAAAGAAATTCACCCCAACAATAGAGTTAGACTTGAAAGAGTTGTTGAAGTTTTTATGTTGACTAATAAAAAATTTTCAGAGCTTTCAAAAAAGAATATTAAGAACAATAATTTTAACTTTTTAAAGATAGCCTTGGAAAGAAACAGAGAAGAACTCTATGATAGAATTAATAAAAGAGTTGATATGATGTTTGAAGAAGGCTTAGTTGAAGAGGTAGAAAAACTTTACAAGATATATGGTGAAAAATTATATAGTTTAAATATAATTGGCTATAATGAACTTATAGATTATTTTAATGGACTTAGTAGTCTTGAAGAAGCAAGCTATAAAATTAAATTAAATTCAAGACATTATGCTAAGAGACAATTTACATGGTTTAAGGCAGACAAAGAATATGTGTGGTTTAATCTTTCAGAGGTTTCAGAAGATGAAGTTGTTAAAAGAGTACACACATTGTTTAATATCAAGTCTTGA
- the obgE gene encoding GTPase ObgE, translating to MFIDEVIITVKAGNGGDGSAAFRREKFIQFGGPDGGDGGKGGDVVFVADSNINTLIDFKFKKLFKAQNGENGQKKQMYGKKGEDLIIKVPVGTQVRDFTTGKLILDMNVNGEQRVLLKGGKGGYGNVHFKNSVRKAPKIAEKGGEGAEIKVKLELKLLADVALVGYPSVGKSSFINKVSAANSKVGSYHFTTLEPKLGVVRLEEGKSFVIADIPGLIEGAHEGVGLGDKFLRHIERCKMIYHIVDAAEIEGRDCIEDFEKINEELRKFSEKLANKKQIVIANKMDLIWDMEKFEKFKSYLAEKGIEIYPVSVLLNEGLKEILYKTYDMLSKIEREPLEEEVDITKLLKELKIEKEDFEITRDEEDAIVVGGRIVDDVLAKYVIGMDDESLITFLHMMRNLGMEEALQEFGVQDGDTVKIADVEFEYFE from the coding sequence ATGTTTATAGATGAAGTTATTATAACAGTTAAAGCTGGGAATGGTGGAGACGGTTCAGCAGCTTTTAGAAGAGAAAAATTTATTCAATTTGGAGGTCCAGATGGTGGAGATGGAGGAAAAGGTGGAGATGTAGTCTTCGTAGCTGATTCTAATATCAACACTCTTATTGACTTTAAATTTAAGAAATTATTTAAAGCTCAAAATGGAGAAAATGGACAAAAGAAACAAATGTATGGAAAAAAAGGTGAAGATTTAATTATTAAAGTTCCAGTTGGTACACAAGTTAGAGACTTCACAACAGGAAAATTAATTCTTGATATGAATGTAAATGGTGAGCAAAGAGTTTTACTAAAAGGTGGAAAAGGTGGATATGGAAATGTGCACTTTAAAAACTCTGTAAGAAAAGCTCCAAAGATTGCAGAAAAAGGTGGAGAAGGAGCAGAGATAAAAGTTAAGCTAGAATTAAAACTTTTAGCTGATGTGGCTCTTGTTGGATATCCATCAGTTGGAAAGTCAAGTTTTATAAATAAGGTTTCAGCTGCAAACTCTAAGGTAGGAAGCTACCACTTTACAACTCTTGAGCCAAAACTTGGAGTTGTTAGACTAGAAGAAGGAAAATCTTTTGTTATAGCAGATATACCAGGGCTTATTGAAGGTGCTCATGAAGGTGTAGGACTAGGAGATAAATTCTTAAGACATATTGAAAGATGTAAAATGATTTATCATATAGTTGATGCTGCTGAAATAGAAGGTAGAGATTGTATTGAAGATTTTGAAAAAATCAATGAAGAATTAAGAAAATTCAGTGAAAAATTAGCAAATAAAAAGCAAATAGTCATTGCTAATAAAATGGATTTAATTTGGGATATGGAAAAATTTGAAAAATTTAAAAGCTATTTAGCAGAAAAAGGAATTGAAATATATCCTGTATCAGTTCTTTTAAATGAAGGTCTAAAAGAAATTTTATATAAAACATATGATATGTTATCTAAAATTGAAAGAGAACCTTTAGAAGAAGAAGTAGATATTACAAAATTATTAAAAGAATTGAAGATAGAAAAAGAAGACTTCGAAATCACAAGAGATGAAGAAGATGCAATAGTTGTTGGTGGAAGAATAGTAGATGATGTTTTAGCAAAATATGTAATAGGTATGGATGATGAATCACTTATTACTTTCTTACATATGATGAGAAATTTAGGAATGGAGGAAGCTCTACAAGAATTTGGTGTACAAGATGGAGATACAGTAAAAATAGCAGATGTAGAGTTTGAGTATTTTGAATAA
- a CDS encoding Fic family protein, with protein sequence MKKIELYKSFLNSKRPIQKSILSRIENTLRNDFIYNSNAIEGNSLTRQETEVILEYGVTVKGKPLKDHLEVKGQEYAINFLNNIIKENEVLSLRLIKEFHSLILGPVDPEIAGQFKKFKNKIVGSSFETSDPIFVEEDLEKILKDYFSSTENAIEKIAKFHANFEKIHPFSDGNGRTGRLIMNFELMKAGYPICIIKNEDRLEYYNSLNEAQANNNYDEIVKFVEENLEKTFEFYFEHISNNWQEEFEMFCKGGNI encoded by the coding sequence ATGAAAAAAATAGAACTTTATAAAAGTTTTTTAAACTCAAAAAGACCTATTCAAAAATCTATACTTTCTAGAATTGAAAATACTTTAAGAAATGATTTCATATATAATAGTAATGCTATTGAAGGGAACTCACTTACAAGACAAGAAACAGAAGTTATATTAGAATATGGGGTAACTGTAAAAGGGAAACCTTTAAAAGATCATCTTGAAGTAAAAGGACAAGAATATGCTATTAACTTTTTAAATAATATAATTAAAGAAAATGAAGTTTTATCTCTTAGACTTATTAAAGAATTTCATAGTCTTATTTTGGGACCAGTTGATCCTGAGATTGCTGGGCAATTTAAAAAATTTAAAAACAAGATAGTGGGTTCGAGTTTTGAAACATCTGATCCTATTTTTGTGGAAGAAGATTTAGAAAAAATTTTAAAAGATTATTTTTCTTCAACTGAAAATGCTATTGAAAAGATAGCTAAATTTCATGCTAATTTTGAAAAAATACATCCTTTTTCTGATGGAAATGGAAGAACAGGTAGATTGATAATGAATTTTGAACTTATGAAAGCAGGGTATCCTATTTGTATAATAAAAAATGAAGATAGATTAGAATATTATAATAGTTTAAATGAGGCTCAAGCAAATAATAACTACGATGAAATAGTAAAATTTGTTGAAGAAAATTTAGAAAAAACTTTTGAATTTTACTTTGAGCATATTTCTAATAATTGGCAGGAAGAATTTGAAATGTTTTGTAAGGGAGGGAATATATGA